A single genomic interval of Hevea brasiliensis isolate MT/VB/25A 57/8 chromosome 4, ASM3005281v1, whole genome shotgun sequence harbors:
- the LOC110640840 gene encoding BI1-like protein yields the protein MEGLPIGALCVVFDGKMVLQALGLIATAFSFLTGYTFWAARRGKDFSLHVAIIFFSLVILAAATVSLVNDQLSFFPHPFGPALPFLGGLFPTLLLVTSTGGFIKEFHYDQHLRAVEHVFLYVTIMFFHFMLYKYMKVMKDVTEKAQTEESSHNESICILSRNHIEELTSMAGTGL from the exons ATGGAGGGTCTCCCAATTGGTGCGTTATGTGTTGTTTTTGATG GAAAGATGGTGCTTCAGGCATTAGGTCTAATTGCTACCGCCTTCAGCTTCTTAACTGGGTACACTTTTTGGGCTGCTAGGAGGGGCAAGGACTTTAGCTTACATGTGGCAATCATTTTCTTTTCCCTTGTTATCCTTGCCGCTGCAACTGTGTCGCTGGTAAatgatcaactttcatttttcccACATCCGTTTGGCCCAGCATTACCATTCCTCGGTGGACTTTTTCCAACGTTATTGTTGGTTACTAGTACTGGCGGATTTATTAAGGAATTCCACTACGATCAGCACTTAAGAGCCGTGGAGCATGTCTTCTTATACGTGACAATTATGTTCTTTCATTTCATGTTATACAAATACATGAAAGTCATGAAAGATGTGACTGAG AAGGCACAAACAGAAGAGTCATCTCATAATGAATCAATTTGCATCCTTTCAAGAAACCACATTGAGGAGTTGACTTCCATGGCTGGAACAGGACTATAA
- the LOC110640841 gene encoding uncharacterized protein LOC110640841 has translation MKRKPEPCLLRKQFLAGEEDLTCDFDDDDKEEDDKSNGSLVEGQPSGSLKPEKNDNGKRVITVKALSKLRKPETCLFRKQFLVTRTRPGTDDGEKEEEDKSNRSLPEGQSSGSLKPEKNDVVKALREKGDDKLEKTEEKAPAVEVRGDDDEWCKDSDVSVVSGQLLLPEEDPGWDEIEDTDESKGETMGSSTSTRRLDLRKRLSAAENLRWDMDDEDDEPSKP, from the exons ATGAAG AGGAAACCAGAGCCTTGCTTGTTAAGAAAGCAATTTCTGGCGGGGGAAGAGGACTTGACCTGCGACTTCGATGATGATGATAAGGAGGAGGACGATAAGAGCAATGGGTCTTTGGTAGAAGGTCAGCCTAGTGGAAGTTTAAAGCCAGAGAAGAATGATAATGGCAAGAGGGTGATTACGGTGAAAGCTCTGAG CAAGCTGAGGAAGCCGGAGACATGCTTGTTCAGAAAGCAATTTTTGGTGACGAGGACTCGACCCGGGACTGATGATGGAGAAAAAGAGGAGGAAGATAAGAGCAATAGATCTCTGCCAGAAGGTCAATCTAGTGGCAGTTTAAAGCCAGAGAAGAATGACGTTG TGAAAGCTCTGAGGGAGAAAGGCGATGATAAGCTGGAGAAAACTGAGGAGAAGGCACCAGCAGTGGAGGTCAGGGGCGATGATGATGAGTGGTGTAAAGATAGCGATGTATCAGTGGTTTCAGGCCAGTTATTGTTGCCAGAGGAGGACCCTGGGTGGGATGAAATTGAAGATACTGATGAAAGCAAAGGGGAAACCATGGGGAGCTCGACAAGTACTCGTAGATTAGATTTGCGCAAGCGGTTGAGTGCTGCAGAGAACCTGCGTTGGGACATGGATGATGAAGATGACGAACCTAGTAAACCATGA